In the genome of Deinococcus sedimenti, one region contains:
- a CDS encoding DEAD/DEAH box helicase family protein has translation MSNFAFLQEWPELFQAAALAENYVRSDPRTASFHARRALEGLVGWLFTNDPEFSPQPYDTSLNALLRSDAFTRLVPSQVQPHADLVRREGNQAVHGGREITSGQAMGTVRDLWYVARWFAWNYGADENAALPEAFSETLVPAPAADAARLSRKQLEELEGRLVREQSEREELRRRVEGYEAELSALRVQVRARKSRNSGRAVSMASSEKATRERLIDVLLREVGWEPDDDNVREYPVTGMPTTSGNGYVDYVLWGADGRPLAVVEAKKTSVNAEDGRQQAKLYADRLEAQFGRRPVIFYTNGTRTFLWDDAAFAPNGGYPPRDVAGFYAADELELAIQRRQTRLPLADHAIQNEIVERPYQHLAVRAFTERLTGRQRRGLIVMATGTGKTRTAAAIIELLQRAGWVKRVLFLADRQALVKQTVGVFGKFIPGGVHNLLEGKEDAENARVVVSTYQTMLGMIESGQLSGGEKVFGPGHFDLVIVDEAHRSVYRKFGAIFSYFDAYLLGLTATPKDEVDRNTYRLFSMEDGVPLYAYSLEEAVRDQYLVPPRGQDRTPRFLQRGIRYAELSDEEKDEFDALEWDEVGGRREEIAATEINQWLFNQSTVDEVLKDLMTLGLKVQGGDVLGKTIIFAANHLHALYIVERFEANFELDRVWWRVSSV, from the coding sequence TTGTCGAATTTTGCTTTCTTGCAGGAGTGGCCTGAACTGTTTCAGGCGGCAGCGCTGGCCGAGAACTACGTCCGCAGTGATCCACGCACGGCGAGCTTTCACGCTCGGCGCGCGCTGGAGGGCCTGGTCGGGTGGTTGTTCACCAACGACCCCGAGTTCAGCCCGCAGCCTTACGACACCAGCCTGAATGCGCTGCTGCGTTCGGACGCGTTCACGCGACTGGTGCCGTCCCAGGTGCAGCCTCATGCGGATCTGGTACGGCGTGAGGGGAATCAGGCGGTGCATGGGGGGCGGGAGATCACGTCCGGGCAGGCCATGGGGACCGTGCGTGACCTGTGGTATGTCGCCCGCTGGTTCGCCTGGAACTACGGGGCCGATGAAAACGCCGCGTTGCCTGAGGCGTTCAGTGAGACGCTCGTGCCTGCGCCCGCAGCGGACGCGGCCCGGCTGTCCCGCAAGCAGCTGGAAGAGCTGGAGGGCCGCCTTGTTCGCGAGCAGTCCGAGAGGGAGGAGTTGCGCCGCCGGGTGGAAGGGTACGAGGCGGAGCTCAGTGCCCTGCGGGTGCAGGTGCGGGCCCGGAAGAGCCGCAACTCGGGCCGCGCCGTTTCCATGGCCAGCAGTGAAAAAGCGACCCGCGAGCGGTTGATTGACGTGCTCCTGCGGGAGGTCGGGTGGGAACCGGATGACGACAACGTCCGCGAGTACCCAGTCACGGGAATGCCGACGACCAGCGGGAACGGGTACGTGGATTACGTGCTGTGGGGCGCGGATGGGCGGCCGCTGGCAGTCGTGGAGGCCAAGAAGACCAGCGTGAATGCTGAGGACGGGCGTCAGCAGGCCAAGCTGTACGCCGACCGCCTGGAGGCGCAGTTCGGGCGTCGTCCCGTCATCTTCTACACCAATGGCACGCGGACGTTCCTGTGGGACGACGCCGCGTTCGCCCCGAACGGTGGGTATCCCCCGCGGGATGTGGCTGGGTTCTACGCGGCGGACGAGTTGGAACTGGCTATCCAGCGTCGGCAGACGCGCCTGCCGCTGGCGGATCACGCCATTCAGAACGAGATCGTGGAGCGGCCCTATCAGCACTTGGCGGTGCGGGCGTTCACGGAGCGGCTCACGGGGCGGCAGCGCCGGGGGCTGATCGTGATGGCGACCGGCACAGGCAAGACGCGCACGGCGGCCGCCATCATTGAGCTGCTGCAGCGGGCCGGGTGGGTCAAGCGGGTGCTGTTCCTCGCTGACCGTCAGGCCCTGGTGAAGCAAACGGTCGGGGTGTTCGGGAAGTTCATTCCGGGCGGGGTTCACAACCTGCTGGAGGGCAAGGAGGACGCCGAGAACGCGCGGGTGGTCGTCAGTACGTACCAGACCATGCTGGGCATGATCGAGTCCGGGCAGCTCAGTGGCGGCGAGAAGGTGTTCGGGCCGGGGCACTTTGACTTGGTGATCGTGGACGAGGCTCACCGGAGCGTGTACCGCAAGTTCGGCGCGATCTTCAGTTACTTCGACGCGTACCTGCTGGGCCTGACCGCCACGCCCAAAGACGAGGTGGACCGTAACACGTACCGTCTCTTCAGCATGGAGGACGGCGTGCCCCTGTACGCCTACAGCCTGGAGGAGGCGGTGCGCGATCAGTACCTCGTGCCGCCGCGTGGACAGGACCGCACGCCCCGGTTCCTGCAACGCGGCATCCGCTACGCCGAATTGAGCGACGAGGAAAAGGACGAGTTCGACGCCCTGGAATGGGATGAGGTGGGCGGCCGACGCGAAGAGATCGCCGCGACGGAAATCAACCAGTGGTTGTTCAACCAGAGCACCGTGGATGAGGTGCTCAAGGATCTGATGACCCTCGGGCTCAAAGTGCAGGGCGGGGATGTCCTCGGTAAAACCATCATCTTTGCAGCCAATCACCTGCACGCCCTGTACATCGTCGAGCGCTTCGAGGCGAACTTTGAACTGGATAGAGTTTGGTGGAGGGTAAGTTCAGTGTGA